One window of the Janthinobacterium sp. PAMC25594 genome contains the following:
- a CDS encoding ABC transporter ATP-binding protein, translating to MLRMQNLNKVYRTHMIETHALRGFDIHVKQGEFVTVTGPSGSGKTSFLNIAGLLEEFTDGEYILDGVNVKGMNDNARSRLRNEKLGFIFQGFNLIPDLSLFDNVDVPLRYRGFNSAERRERIEDALAKVGLASRMKHYPAELSGGQQQRVAIARALAGSPKLLLADEPTGNLDTQMARGVMELLEDINAQGTTILMVTHDPELALRSQRNVHIIDGQVSDLAHKGPSLASRQAKAGSNAATV from the coding sequence ATGCTGCGCATGCAAAATCTGAACAAAGTCTATCGCACCCACATGATCGAAACGCACGCGCTGCGCGGCTTCGACATCCACGTCAAGCAAGGTGAATTCGTCACCGTCACAGGCCCTTCCGGCTCCGGCAAGACGAGCTTTCTGAACATCGCTGGTCTGCTGGAAGAATTCACCGACGGCGAATACATCCTCGACGGCGTTAACGTGAAGGGCATGAACGACAATGCCCGCTCGCGCCTGCGCAACGAAAAACTGGGCTTCATCTTCCAGGGCTTCAACCTGATTCCCGACCTGTCGCTGTTCGACAATGTCGACGTGCCGCTGCGCTATCGTGGCTTCAACAGTGCCGAGCGGCGCGAACGCATCGAGGATGCCTTGGCCAAGGTGGGCCTGGCGTCGCGCATGAAACACTATCCGGCCGAACTGTCGGGCGGCCAGCAGCAGCGCGTGGCGATCGCGCGCGCGCTGGCCGGCTCGCCCAAACTGTTGCTGGCCGATGAACCGACCGGCAACCTGGACACGCAGATGGCGCGCGGCGTGATGGAACTGCTGGAAGACATCAACGCGCAAGGCACCACCATCCTGATGGTCACGCACGATCCCGAACTGGCGCTGCGCAGCCAGCGCAATGTGCACATCATCGACGGCCAGGTGTCGGACCTGGCGCACAAGGGGCCATCGCTGGCCAGCCGCCAGGCCAAGGCCGGCAGCAACGCCGCCACTGTCTGA
- a CDS encoding pyridoxamine 5'-phosphate oxidase family protein produces MTAVALPPSPRTRVRRVAELASYEQATVYAIVDAAFLCHIAFRDDKGSHCIPTACWRIDGHLYIHGSNGSRMLKQLVNDTDVCVTITHLDGLVLARSAFNHTMNYRSAMVYGRFDKVSDIGPQHAAMDALMEKLAPGRLAHVRGGSAKEYAATTVLRIALDECAVKQRKGGPLDDAGDMAHVVWTGELPFTHGRGAAIADALNTSGMPAYAAAWSTESA; encoded by the coding sequence ATGACCGCTGTCGCCCTTCCTCCCAGCCCCCGTACCCGCGTGCGCCGCGTCGCCGAACTGGCCAGCTACGAGCAAGCCACCGTGTACGCCATCGTCGACGCCGCCTTCCTGTGCCATATCGCCTTCCGCGACGACAAGGGCAGCCATTGCATCCCGACCGCCTGCTGGCGCATCGATGGCCACCTGTACATCCATGGCTCGAACGGCAGCCGCATGCTCAAGCAACTCGTCAACGACACCGACGTGTGCGTGACCATCACCCATCTCGACGGCCTGGTGCTGGCGCGCTCGGCCTTCAATCACACCATGAACTACCGCTCGGCGATGGTCTACGGGCGGTTTGACAAGGTGAGCGACATCGGCCCGCAGCATGCGGCCATGGATGCGCTGATGGAAAAGCTGGCGCCGGGACGCCTGGCGCACGTGCGCGGCGGCAGCGCCAAGGAATACGCGGCCACCACCGTGCTGCGCATCGCGCTCGACGAATGCGCCGTCAAGCAGCGCAAGGGTGGCCCGCTCGACGACGCGGGCGACATGGCGCACGTCGTCTGGACGGGCGAACTGCCTTTTACGCACGGCCGTGGCGCGGCCATCGCCGATGCGCTCAATACCAGCGGCATGCCCGCGTATGCCGCCGCATGGAGTACGGAATCCGCTTGA
- a CDS encoding ABC transporter permease: MFQYYFLLGLRSLRRNPALTALMVLTLAIGVAASISTLTILHVMSGNPLPHKNGRMFVPLVDNGSLSGYTPGNASGDKQLSYRDAVNFQNSKMGERRSVMFGVGGAIEPQRKDIGAFTSQGLAAYRDFFPMFETPFLHGQPWSEADDAAGADVIVLSRKLAEKLYGDSNPVGQRMTLMGFQYQITGVLDKWEPVPRIHRIIGSGAFGSEDSYFIPFTSAIRHQTSHNGSMNCSGNREPGYQGTLDSECTWMQFWFEMANDGQRGELQNYLDSYAQEQRKLGRLKRAAPNRLFSIDEWLVHLRVVGNDNKLSAWLAFGFLALCLVNTIGLLLAKFSVRAAEVGIRRALGASRSDIFRQFLVETTVIGLAGGMLGLLLSFGALALIGMQSKQLTVAAHMDWVMLAMTFVISVAAAILAGLLPTWRACQVTPAIQLKSQ; encoded by the coding sequence ATGTTCCAGTACTACTTTCTGCTCGGCCTGCGCAGCCTGCGCCGCAACCCAGCCCTGACGGCACTGATGGTGCTGACCCTGGCCATCGGCGTGGCCGCCAGCATCTCTACCCTGACCATCCTGCATGTCATGTCGGGCAATCCCCTGCCGCACAAGAATGGCCGCATGTTCGTGCCGCTGGTCGACAATGGCTCCCTCTCCGGCTATACGCCGGGAAATGCATCGGGCGACAAGCAGCTCAGCTACCGCGACGCCGTCAATTTCCAGAACAGCAAAATGGGTGAGCGGCGCAGCGTCATGTTCGGCGTGGGCGGTGCCATCGAGCCGCAGCGCAAGGACATCGGCGCCTTCACGTCGCAAGGTCTGGCCGCCTACCGCGATTTCTTTCCCATGTTCGAGACGCCCTTTCTGCATGGCCAGCCATGGAGCGAGGCCGACGATGCCGCCGGTGCCGACGTCATCGTCCTGTCGCGCAAGCTGGCGGAAAAGCTGTACGGCGACAGCAATCCTGTGGGCCAGCGCATGACGCTCATGGGCTTCCAATACCAGATCACGGGCGTGCTCGACAAATGGGAGCCGGTGCCGCGCATCCATCGCATCATCGGCAGCGGCGCCTTCGGCAGCGAGGACAGTTACTTCATCCCGTTTACCAGTGCGATCCGCCACCAGACCAGCCATAACGGCAGCATGAACTGCAGCGGCAACCGGGAGCCGGGCTACCAGGGCACGCTCGATTCGGAATGCACGTGGATGCAGTTCTGGTTCGAGATGGCCAACGACGGCCAGCGCGGCGAACTGCAAAATTACCTCGACAGCTATGCGCAGGAGCAGCGCAAGCTGGGCCGCCTGAAACGCGCTGCGCCCAACCGCTTGTTCAGCATCGATGAATGGCTGGTGCACCTGCGCGTGGTGGGTAATGACAACAAGCTGTCGGCCTGGCTGGCCTTCGGTTTTCTGGCCCTGTGCCTGGTCAACACCATCGGCCTGCTGCTGGCCAAGTTCTCGGTACGCGCCGCCGAGGTGGGCATCCGCCGCGCACTGGGTGCCTCGCGCAGCGATATCTTCCGCCAGTTCCTCGTCGAGACCACCGTCATCGGCCTGGCCGGCGGCATGTTGGGACTGTTGCTGTCCTTCGGTGCGCTGGCACTGATCGGCATGCAGTCGAAGCAGCTGACCGTCGCCGCGCACATGGACTGGGTGATGCTGGCCATGACCTTCGTCATCTCGGTGGCCGCGGCGATCCTGGCGGGCCTGCTGCCGACCTGGCGCGCCTGCCAGGTGACGCCGGCCATCCAGCTCAAATCCCAATGA
- a CDS encoding efflux RND transporter periplasmic adaptor subunit translates to MIRDTSSQDAVLSAPPGQRHKQRALLLAGVVIVIGAAIAAVAGWRNSEHSVNSSRLRIADVTRGTLIRDAAVNGRVVAAISPTLYSTTVATVTLKAKAGDTVKKGDILAVLESPDLSDALKREQSSVQQLEAEVARQQILAKKQKLLARREADTAEIERLSAQRTLERYESVAQVGIIAKIDYQKAKDALNSADIRSKHASQAAGLESEDVTLALKTKANELERQRLSRDNAQRRVDELTVRAPVNGFIGTLSVANRSVVQANTALMTLVDLSQLEVELEVPETYVADIGLGMRAEIETGAIKATGKLSALSPEVVKNQVLARVRFNGEQPAGLRQNQRITARLLIDEKPNVLMLARGPFVEAEGGRFAYVVRDGVAIRTPIKMGATSVSAVEILDGLKLGDKVVVAGTESFENAARISINQ, encoded by the coding sequence ATGATCCGCGATACCTCTTCCCAAGACGCCGTGTTGTCCGCCCCACCGGGCCAGCGCCACAAGCAACGTGCCCTGCTGCTGGCCGGCGTCGTCATCGTCATCGGCGCCGCCATCGCTGCCGTTGCCGGCTGGCGCAACAGCGAGCATTCCGTCAACAGCAGCCGCCTGCGCATCGCCGACGTCACGCGCGGCACCCTGATCCGCGACGCGGCCGTGAATGGCCGGGTGGTGGCCGCCATCAGTCCCACCCTGTATTCGACAACGGTAGCGACCGTGACATTGAAGGCCAAGGCCGGTGACACGGTAAAAAAAGGCGACATCCTGGCCGTGTTGGAATCGCCGGACCTCTCCGACGCGCTGAAACGGGAGCAGTCGAGCGTGCAGCAACTGGAAGCGGAAGTGGCGCGCCAGCAGATCCTGGCCAAGAAACAGAAACTGCTGGCGCGCCGTGAAGCCGATACGGCCGAAATCGAACGCCTGTCCGCACAGCGTACCCTGGAACGCTACGAAAGCGTGGCGCAAGTGGGCATCATCGCCAAGATCGATTACCAGAAGGCCAAGGATGCCTTGAATTCTGCCGACATCCGCAGCAAGCACGCTTCGCAGGCAGCAGGCCTGGAAAGCGAGGACGTGACCCTGGCCTTGAAAACCAAGGCGAATGAGCTGGAACGCCAGCGCCTGAGCCGTGACAACGCCCAGCGCCGCGTCGACGAACTGACCGTGCGCGCACCGGTGAATGGCTTCATCGGCACCCTGTCGGTGGCCAACCGCAGCGTGGTGCAAGCCAATACGGCGCTGATGACCCTGGTCGACCTGTCGCAGCTGGAAGTCGAGCTGGAAGTGCCGGAAACCTATGTGGCCGATATCGGCCTGGGCATGCGCGCGGAAATCGAAACGGGTGCCATCAAGGCGACAGGGAAACTGTCGGCGCTGTCGCCGGAAGTAGTGAAAAACCAGGTGCTGGCACGCGTGCGCTTCAATGGTGAACAACCGGCAGGGCTACGACAAAACCAGCGCATCACGGCGCGCCTGCTGATCGACGAAAAGCCGAATGTGCTGATGCTGGCGCGCGGCCCCTTCGTCGAGGCAGAAGGCGGCCGTTTCGCCTATGTGGTGCGCGACGGCGTGGCCATCCGCACCCCCATCAAGATGGGCGCTACCAGTGTCTCGGCCGTGGAAATTCTCGATGGCCTGAAGCTGGGCGACAAGGTCGTCGTCGCCGGCACGGAATCGTTTGAAAACGCTGCCCGCATCTCCATCAATCAATAA
- a CDS encoding ABC transporter permease — MEIRPILSALMRSKTGAILVAVQVALSLAILANALHIVNVRQEVAARPSGVAAEGDVFHLLARNLRPLGHNEELALQKRLAAAARAVPGVVSVAQVSQVPLSRSGSNSGFAASRKQENSSAIAAVYITPDSLIKTWGLKLVEGRDFTPAEIVEIDQNVTEEFPPQVIVTRAMAEKIHPGGGSALGMPLFLGTGEGAQQLQVVGVVERLQSQGAEVGDKGEYSVLFPVRLTGDGDTLLTIRAEAGQRDRVMKEAEQAIRAATPDKLILRLRTLDEDRDTRYRADHAMSWMLITVSALLLLVTASGIVGIASLWVTQRRKQIGVRRALGARRVDILRYFLTENFMITSVGVAAGVLLALALNQLLVSQLEMARLPLPYLLGGAAVFWLLGLGAVYGPAWRAASISPATATRST, encoded by the coding sequence ATGGAAATTCGACCCATCCTGTCTGCGCTGATGCGCAGCAAAACCGGCGCCATCCTGGTCGCCGTGCAAGTAGCCCTGAGCCTGGCCATCCTGGCCAATGCCCTGCATATCGTCAACGTGCGCCAGGAAGTGGCGGCGCGACCCAGCGGCGTGGCGGCGGAGGGCGACGTCTTCCACCTGCTGGCGCGCAACCTGCGCCCGCTGGGTCACAACGAAGAACTCGCGCTGCAAAAGCGCCTGGCCGCGGCCGCGCGCGCCGTGCCGGGCGTCGTCTCGGTAGCGCAGGTGAGCCAGGTGCCGTTGTCGCGCAGCGGCAGCAACAGCGGCTTCGCCGCCAGCCGCAAGCAGGAAAATAGTTCCGCCATTGCCGCCGTGTATATCACGCCCGATTCGCTGATCAAGACCTGGGGGCTGAAGCTGGTGGAAGGACGTGACTTCACGCCAGCCGAGATCGTCGAAATCGACCAGAACGTGACGGAAGAATTCCCCCCGCAAGTCATCGTCACGCGGGCAATGGCCGAGAAAATCCACCCTGGTGGCGGCAGTGCGCTGGGCATGCCCCTCTTCCTGGGCACCGGCGAAGGAGCGCAGCAATTGCAAGTCGTCGGCGTCGTCGAGCGGCTGCAGAGCCAGGGTGCGGAAGTGGGTGACAAGGGAGAGTATTCGGTGCTGTTTCCCGTACGCCTGACGGGAGACGGCGATACTCTGCTGACCATCCGTGCCGAAGCGGGCCAGCGCGACCGCGTGATGAAGGAAGCCGAGCAGGCCATCCGCGCAGCCACGCCGGACAAGCTGATCCTGCGCCTGCGCACGCTCGATGAAGACCGCGACACGCGCTACCGCGCCGACCACGCGATGTCGTGGATGCTGATCACGGTCTCTGCCCTGCTGCTGCTGGTGACGGCCAGCGGCATCGTCGGCATCGCCAGCCTGTGGGTGACGCAGCGCAGGAAGCAGATCGGCGTGCGGCGCGCACTGGGCGCGCGCCGCGTCGACATCCTGCGCTATTTTTTAACGGAGAATTTCATGATCACCAGCGTGGGCGTGGCTGCCGGCGTGCTGCTGGCCCTGGCGCTGAACCAGCTGCTGGTAAGCCAGCTGGAAATGGCGCGCCTGCCCCTGCCCTACCTGCTGGGTGGCGCGGCCGTCTTCTGGCTGCTGGGCCTGGGCGCCGTGTACGGCCCGGCATGGCGCGCGGCCAGTATTTCGCCGGCCACTGCCACCCGCAGTACCTGA
- a CDS encoding spermidine synthase — protein sequence MTTDFISTSHTAFSHPGHPPATTTEHRGIRYLHLGTKWVQGAMRLDKPDAIELEYVQMMMMWMLFKTQPKRIVQLGLGSAALTKFSYRRFPDATVTAIELNPNVIAICGAQFALPPNDARLDVREMNALDFVLDPANHGTVDALQVDLYDEEARGPVLDTPEFYQACFDCLTDDGIMCTNVFGDFPNYDKNLQAMELVFDAVVWVPETEDENIVVLAFKKSPSLDFSDLYERAATIKKQFNLPAKNWVNGLKQWMQDQQ from the coding sequence ATGACGACCGACTTTATCTCCACCAGCCATACCGCTTTCAGCCACCCGGGCCACCCGCCCGCCACCACCACCGAACACCGCGGCATCCGCTACCTGCACCTGGGTACCAAGTGGGTGCAGGGCGCCATGCGCCTGGACAAACCCGATGCCATCGAGCTCGAATACGTGCAGATGATGATGATGTGGATGCTGTTCAAGACGCAGCCAAAACGCATCGTGCAGCTGGGACTGGGCAGCGCCGCGCTGACCAAATTCAGCTACCGCCGCTTCCCCGACGCCACGGTCACGGCCATCGAACTCAATCCGAACGTGATCGCCATCTGCGGCGCCCAGTTTGCGCTGCCGCCGAACGACGCGCGTCTCGACGTGCGTGAAATGAATGCACTCGATTTCGTGCTCGACCCGGCCAACCATGGCACGGTCGACGCGCTGCAAGTGGACCTGTACGACGAAGAGGCGCGCGGCCCCGTGCTCGACACGCCCGAGTTCTACCAGGCCTGCTTCGACTGCCTGACGGACGACGGCATCATGTGCACGAATGTCTTCGGCGACTTCCCCAACTACGACAAGAACTTGCAGGCGATGGAACTGGTCTTCGACGCCGTCGTCTGGGTGCCGGAAACGGAAGATGAAAACATCGTCGTGCTGGCCTTCAAAAAATCGCCATCGCTCGATTTCAGCGACTTGTACGAACGCGCCGCCACCATCAAGAAGCAATTCAACCTGCCTGCCAAGAACTGGGTCAACGGCTTGAAGCAGTGGATGCAGGACCAGCAGTAA
- a CDS encoding sigma-54 dependent transcriptional regulator: protein MPTVLIIDDNAAVSIALDVLFSLHEIDAVRAASPEEGLQLLERHAIDLVVQDMNFTADTTSGEEGSALFHAIRARYPDLPVILLTAWTQLDAAVDLIKSGAADYLAKPWDDRRLIASVQNLLELGQANRALRQRVVAERRQRHALEHDFDLRGMVWQDPATERVVHLACQVARADVPVLISGPNGSGKERIAAIVQANSQVASGPFVVLNCGAVPVELIEAELFGAEAGAYTGITRARDGKFDAADGGTLFLDEIGNLPLAGQMKLLRVLETGRFERLGSNRERQVKVRVISASNADLPAMIKAGTFREDLFYRLNVIELRLPPLAQRPLDILVLARHFLGSEKTLDAQAQATLLAHGWPGNVRELKNVMQRASLLTAGPVIGALETGLPLAAAPSLRVPQDGAAAEPDRDSVVAALARAHGVVAQAAQELGLSRQALYRRMERLGIARG, encoded by the coding sequence ATGCCTACCGTACTGATTATTGACGACAATGCCGCCGTGTCCATCGCGCTCGACGTGCTGTTCTCCCTGCACGAGATCGACGCCGTGCGCGCCGCCTCGCCCGAGGAAGGCCTGCAGCTGCTCGAGCGCCACGCCATCGACCTGGTGGTGCAGGACATGAACTTCACGGCCGACACCACCTCGGGCGAGGAAGGCAGCGCGCTGTTCCACGCCATCCGCGCGCGCTACCCGGACCTGCCCGTGATCCTGCTGACGGCATGGACCCAGCTCGATGCGGCCGTCGACCTGATCAAGTCCGGCGCGGCCGACTACCTGGCCAAGCCATGGGATGACCGGCGCCTGATCGCCAGCGTGCAGAACCTGCTGGAACTGGGACAGGCCAACCGCGCGCTGCGCCAGCGCGTGGTGGCCGAGCGGCGCCAGCGCCACGCCCTGGAACACGACTTCGATTTGCGCGGCATGGTGTGGCAAGACCCGGCCACCGAAAGAGTGGTGCACCTGGCGTGCCAGGTGGCGCGCGCCGACGTGCCCGTGCTCATTTCAGGGCCGAACGGCAGCGGCAAGGAACGCATCGCCGCCATCGTGCAAGCCAATTCGCAAGTCGCCAGCGGTCCCTTCGTCGTGCTCAATTGCGGCGCCGTGCCGGTGGAGCTGATCGAGGCGGAACTGTTCGGCGCCGAGGCGGGTGCCTATACCGGCATCACGCGCGCGCGCGATGGCAAGTTCGACGCGGCCGACGGCGGCACCCTGTTCCTCGACGAGATCGGCAACCTGCCGCTGGCCGGACAAATGAAACTGCTGCGCGTGCTGGAAACGGGACGCTTCGAGCGCCTCGGCTCGAACCGCGAGCGGCAAGTGAAAGTGCGTGTCATCAGCGCCAGCAACGCCGACCTGCCGGCGATGATCAAGGCCGGCACGTTTCGCGAAGACCTGTTCTACCGCTTGAACGTGATCGAACTGCGCCTGCCGCCGCTGGCCCAGCGCCCGCTGGACATCCTGGTACTGGCGCGGCATTTCCTGGGCAGCGAAAAAACCCTGGACGCGCAGGCGCAGGCGACCCTGCTGGCGCACGGCTGGCCGGGCAACGTGCGCGAGCTGAAAAACGTGATGCAGCGCGCCAGCCTGCTGACGGCCGGCCCGGTGATCGGCGCGCTGGAAACGGGCTTGCCGCTGGCGGCTGCGCCATCGCTGCGCGTGCCGCAGGATGGCGCAGCGGCGGAGCCGGACCGCGACAGCGTCGTTGCCGCCCTGGCGCGCGCGCACGGCGTGGTGGCGCAGGCTGCGCAGGAACTGGGCCTGTCGCGCCAGGCGCTGTACCGGCGCATGGAGCGCCTGGGTATCGCGCGCGGCTGA
- a CDS encoding class I SAM-dependent methyltransferase — protein MKRVSLAAALTVMLACGGSGAALAADSSDAALKAAIAGNARTPANALRDSARHPYETLTFFGIKPGMTVVELAPGGGWYTEILAPYLRDNGKLIAAGNDPQSASEGARRGAARFQQKLDANPAAFGKVEIGAFAPPTTYRIAPKGTADMVLTFRNIHNWIPIGEAGMQTLFKEVYDSLKPGGVFGVVEHRLPAGKAQDATASSGYMHEAYVIKLAENAGFKLAAKSDINANPKDHADHQGGVWALPPTYANKDVDRAKYTAIGESDRMTLKFVK, from the coding sequence ATGAAGCGAGTATCCCTGGCCGCGGCCCTGACGGTCATGCTGGCCTGCGGCGGCAGCGGCGCGGCGCTGGCGGCCGACAGCAGCGACGCGGCCTTGAAGGCGGCCATTGCCGGCAACGCCCGCACGCCTGCCAACGCGCTACGCGACAGCGCCCGCCACCCGTATGAAACGCTGACGTTCTTCGGCATCAAGCCGGGCATGACGGTGGTGGAGCTGGCGCCCGGCGGCGGCTGGTACACGGAAATCCTGGCGCCCTACCTGCGCGACAACGGCAAGCTGATCGCCGCCGGCAACGATCCTCAATCCGCCAGCGAAGGCGCACGCCGTGGCGCGGCGCGCTTCCAGCAAAAACTCGATGCCAATCCCGCCGCTTTCGGCAAGGTGGAAATCGGCGCCTTCGCGCCGCCCACCACCTACCGCATCGCGCCCAAGGGCACGGCCGACATGGTGCTCACCTTCCGTAATATCCACAACTGGATACCCATCGGCGAAGCAGGCATGCAGACCTTGTTCAAGGAAGTGTATGACAGCCTGAAACCGGGCGGCGTATTCGGCGTCGTCGAGCACCGCCTGCCGGCGGGCAAGGCACAAGATGCCACGGCCAGCAGCGGCTACATGCACGAAGCGTATGTGATCAAGCTGGCGGAAAACGCGGGCTTCAAGCTGGCGGCCAAGTCGGACATCAACGCCAATCCGAAAGACCATGCCGACCATCAGGGCGGCGTCTGGGCACTGCCGCCCACGTATGCCAACAAGGATGTGGATCGGGCCAAATACACGGCCATCGGCGAGAGCGACCGCATGACCTTGAAGTTCGTCAAGTAG
- a CDS encoding PAS domain-containing sensor histidine kinase, producing the protein MRLSLLTRWTALIVTLLVLGIVIALLLAHFLPGQPLLVLAGTLLCVLPVAVITIRAQLQSMLSLFRALSGTVASYQDGDFGFSLRWPQNDELADLVAAHNALGDVLRKQRLDLVQRELLLDTMVQNTPVAMLLVAEGSAIVYANLAARQLLHHGRRLEGRHLADIVREAAPALAEALARRNDGLFTSGEGEQEEVYHLARRSFSLNGRKHELLLLRQLTLELRRQEVQTWKKVIRVISHELNNSLAPLASLAHSGAELVRRGQTERLPQILATIEERTRHLETFILGYARFAKLPAPRLAPCEWQPFLDSLASQAAFTLDGPPPAQAAVFDAAQMQQALLNLLKNALESGSKLQHIGLHVSQAQGQLRIEVRDRGPGMSGAVLENALVPFYSTKRSGTGLGLALTREIAEAHGGRITLANREGGGLAVTLILPC; encoded by the coding sequence ATGCGCCTCTCCCTGCTGACGCGCTGGACGGCGCTGATCGTCACCTTGCTGGTGCTGGGCATCGTCATCGCTCTGCTGCTCGCGCATTTTTTGCCAGGCCAGCCGCTGCTGGTACTGGCGGGCACCCTGCTGTGCGTGCTGCCGGTGGCCGTCATTACCATCCGCGCGCAGCTGCAATCGATGCTGTCGCTGTTTCGCGCCTTGAGCGGCACGGTCGCCAGCTACCAGGACGGCGACTTCGGCTTCAGCTTGCGCTGGCCGCAGAACGATGAACTGGCCGACCTGGTGGCGGCCCACAATGCGCTCGGCGACGTGCTGCGCAAGCAGCGCCTGGACCTGGTGCAGCGCGAACTGCTGCTCGACACCATGGTGCAAAACACGCCGGTGGCCATGCTGCTGGTGGCCGAGGGCAGCGCCATCGTCTACGCCAACCTGGCCGCGCGCCAGTTGCTGCACCACGGCCGCCGGCTCGAAGGACGCCACCTGGCCGACATCGTGCGCGAGGCGGCGCCGGCCCTGGCCGAGGCGCTGGCGCGCCGCAACGACGGCTTGTTTACCAGCGGCGAAGGGGAACAGGAAGAGGTGTATCACCTGGCGCGGCGCAGCTTCAGCCTGAACGGGCGCAAGCATGAACTGCTGCTGCTGCGCCAACTGACCCTGGAACTGCGGCGCCAGGAAGTGCAGACCTGGAAAAAGGTGATCCGCGTCATCAGCCATGAGCTCAACAACTCGCTGGCGCCACTGGCCTCGCTGGCCCATTCCGGCGCCGAGCTGGTACGCCGCGGCCAGACGGAGCGCCTGCCGCAAATCCTCGCCACCATCGAAGAGCGCACGCGCCACCTGGAAACCTTCATCCTCGGCTATGCGCGCTTTGCCAAGCTGCCCGCGCCGCGCCTGGCGCCATGCGAGTGGCAACCCTTCCTCGACAGCCTGGCTTCGCAAGCGGCCTTCACGCTCGACGGCCCGCCGCCCGCGCAGGCCGCCGTGTTCGATGCGGCGCAAATGCAGCAGGCACTGCTGAACCTGCTCAAGAATGCGCTGGAGTCCGGCTCCAAGCTCCAGCATATCGGCCTGCACGTCAGCCAGGCGCAAGGCCAGCTGCGCATCGAAGTGCGCGACCGGGGGCCGGGCATGAGCGGCGCCGTGCTGGAAAACGCGCTGGTGCCGTTTTATTCCACCAAACGCAGCGGAACGGGACTGGGCCTGGCCCTGACGCGCGAAATCGCCGAAGCGCATGGCGGACGCATCACCCTGGCCAACCGCGAAGGCGGTGGACTGGCGGTGACATTGATTCTTCCCTGCTGA